The following are from one region of the Gryllotalpicola protaetiae genome:
- the ngcE gene encoding N-acetylglucosamine/diacetylchitobiose ABC transporter substrate-binding protein produces MSEEPGRLNRRTFVRGALATAVFLPLAGTLASCAAPSGGGGGTSTSGSKSAKNPFGLADTASVEAVIFNGGYGYDYVSFAADQVKKQFSKVTIKVSPSTQIAQQLQPRFVGGNPPDLIDNSGANSIGFNTIADQLSTLDDVFEANNYEGTKIADTLYPAVKEPGTFSGKFVALNYVMTVYGMWYSASLYEQNGWQPPKTWDEALDLGAKAKSAGKYLFVWGKEAATYYLTMALDSAIKEGGTQVRLDLENLKPNAWSAPEIQSVFKALETAVKNGFFIPGGAGTQFTAAQAKWSNDQQAILYPSGGWIENEMKKATKDGFKMTGAPTPTVSSSSKLPYEALRSAAGEPFIVPKQGKSPAGGKEILRAMLSKEAATNFSKTRLAPTIVKGLVPDDGFGSTALVSQTKMLDAAGTNVFNYQFLDFYGMNQDQLVVWNSFLSGQTDAAGLTKGMQDISDKVAADSSIPKLKVTS; encoded by the coding sequence ATGTCTGAAGAACCAGGCCGTCTGAACCGCCGCACCTTCGTCCGCGGCGCACTGGCCACCGCTGTGTTCCTGCCGCTGGCGGGCACGCTCGCCTCCTGCGCCGCGCCGAGCGGCGGAGGCGGCGGCACCAGCACGTCCGGAAGCAAGAGCGCCAAGAACCCGTTCGGCCTCGCCGACACGGCATCGGTCGAAGCGGTCATCTTCAACGGCGGCTACGGCTACGACTATGTGTCGTTCGCCGCCGACCAGGTGAAGAAGCAGTTCTCGAAGGTCACCATCAAGGTGAGCCCGTCGACGCAGATCGCGCAGCAGCTGCAGCCGCGGTTCGTCGGCGGCAACCCGCCGGACCTGATCGACAACTCCGGTGCGAACAGCATCGGCTTCAACACCATCGCCGATCAGCTGTCCACGCTCGACGACGTCTTCGAGGCGAACAACTACGAGGGCACGAAGATCGCCGACACGCTCTACCCCGCAGTGAAGGAGCCCGGCACGTTCTCGGGCAAGTTCGTCGCACTGAACTACGTCATGACCGTCTATGGCATGTGGTACTCGGCGTCGCTGTACGAGCAGAACGGCTGGCAGCCGCCGAAGACGTGGGACGAGGCGCTCGATCTCGGCGCCAAGGCCAAGTCGGCGGGCAAGTACCTGTTCGTCTGGGGCAAGGAGGCGGCGACCTACTACCTCACGATGGCGCTCGACTCCGCCATCAAGGAGGGCGGCACGCAGGTGCGCCTCGACCTCGAGAACCTGAAGCCGAACGCATGGTCGGCTCCCGAGATCCAGAGCGTGTTCAAGGCGCTCGAGACCGCGGTGAAGAACGGATTCTTCATCCCCGGCGGTGCCGGCACACAGTTCACCGCGGCCCAGGCCAAGTGGAGCAACGACCAGCAGGCGATCCTCTACCCCTCGGGCGGCTGGATCGAGAACGAGATGAAGAAGGCCACGAAGGACGGCTTCAAGATGACCGGCGCGCCCACGCCGACCGTCTCGTCGAGTTCGAAGCTGCCGTACGAGGCGCTGCGCTCGGCGGCCGGCGAGCCGTTCATCGTGCCCAAGCAGGGCAAGAGCCCCGCCGGCGGCAAGGAGATCCTGCGCGCCATGCTCTCGAAGGAGGCGGCGACGAACTTCTCGAAGACCCGTCTCGCGCCGACGATCGTCAAGGGCCTCGTTCCCGACGACGGCTTCGGCTCGACCGCGCTCGTGTCGCAGACGAAGATGCTGGATGCCGCAGGCACCAACGTCTTCAACTACCAGTTCCTCGACTTCTACGGGATGAACCAGGACCAGCTCGTGGTCTGGAACTCGTTCCTGTCGGGGCAGACCGACGCAGCGGGCCTCACCAAGGGCATGCAGGACATCAGCGACAAGGTCGCCGCCGACTCCTCCATTCCCAAGCTCAAGGTGACGAGCTGA